The genomic segment AAGGCTGGTGCTCTTAGTCTCACTATTTAATggataaggaagctgaggctaAGTAATCTGATAAAAAATTTCAGGCTGCAGTAGGAGAACTGGAATTCAGACCTGGGCAGTCTGGCTTCAAAGTCTGGTAAGTTTCCTCACAACCAAGCCATCATCTTCACTTCCTCTGAACTGCTGGGACAGCTGGAGCCGCTGAGATGCCGCGCTCCCAAGAAAGGCCGTGAGACGCTGTGTGCACTAGATTTCTGTTGGATTTGATCTGGTGGAGTCTGAAAGTCTCATGAGAAAGAGGCAAATCAAAAAGTCTGGGGCAGAACAGGGGACCAGTGTGTTTTCTCTGAGTATGGGGCTTGGAGGAAAGGACACCTCCTTTCTTTCTGCATGAAGAGTGAATGACACGGTGTGTTCCATTCACAAAAGCTCCCATGTTATCTCTTTTCTGCCATGTGACTCATTGTGTTTTACACCAAAAAGGTGCTTTGTCTTCATACTTTCTTTTATTGGTTCGTGTTAATTTGTCCATGCCATATCCAACTGGGTTGAGTTTCAGATTACAAATTGGTATATTCAGATCTCTTCCATTGACTATTTTATGTCCCCAGGCTGACAACTTAATCCTTTAGAGGTCTCACTACCCTAAGAGAAAGTAAAGATAATTATGGATGGCTTTCAGATCCCAGAAGTTTATTCTGGAATACTAGAAAGAGAATTAAAACCCAGGAATCAATACTGGACATAATTTTGTAAAGTATTTGCAATATATCAAGTGCTACAAACATGTGAACGGTAGTAAGTCAAACCATCAAAGAATAATACAAATTTATATATTACTTTTGGCACCTCACTCTGAAGCTTTTTGGGGCTTGTGCTTAAAAAATGTCAGTTTCCTCTTTTGGTTATTGACATCATAAATCAGAGGTTGTTGACAGTGACAAATAATAtattatctcattgttttaatatcTTCTTATTTAAATTCCATATGGATATAGTTCACTCAGTCAAATAGTGGTAGTTAGTGGTAGTTATTTACAAATCACTCAGAGGCCATTGGAAACTCGGTGCATAGTGGGCTGTGTAAACTCTTAGGATCTGAAGTAGGACAGTCAGGTAGCCAGTAGCCCTTCTGTTGGGGACCTTCCAATTAACTTTTTCTACATTAGGTAAGGTAGAAGTTTGGCTGCTGGAACAAGGACCAAAATAACAGGGGCTTAAACAAggtagaattttatttttctctcacatGGCCTCAAGTGTAAGCACTCCGTGGATAATATGATGGCTCCATGGGTCAGGGATCCACGCTCTCCTGTTCTGGCCATCCTGAGGGTGTTGGCCTCATCCACACAGTCTCAGGTGAATCACCATAGAAACTGTTACATCGCTTGTGATGACATCGCATGAACTGTGTCGCTTCCCTCGGCTGTGACAGGTGGTCTTGAACTAGACTTCGGTGCGTCCATTCCATTGCTGTGGGTGAAGGGGGCCTGGCTCCTGTTGGTCTCCGCTGTGCTGTCCGCAGGTCTTTTCTCTGGGCCGTTTGGTTTCTTGAACAAAGGGTCCCCTAGTCTTCTGCCTCTGGGTGCACAGACTTGAGTGCTGGTCgctggggctgggcagggcaaGGGGCTGAGGATTTTGTCTCTCAGGGTGCAGACCTCCTCCCTGGTCTCCACATTTTCATGCCATCATTTAACCTAGCCCCTCTGTGGACTCTTCCCtcagcctggatcttctctgatTAGGCTTCTCTGAGAATTAACGTCTGCCCTCCTGCTAGAATGGTGGAGGGGTAGAGAGGCTGTGGGAATCAGGGGAGTTACACCTGGCTCCCCAGTGTTAggccctccttccttcccaggatcCCACTTGGGCTGGGCCTTTTGGGGGGGGTTCTCCCTGGTGTGTGCGCCACCTGGTGGTTCAGGTCAGGTGTTTGTTACCTCAGTTTTGTTTGTTACTAACATCTTTGTGTACCTGTGCTCACTgttagattttttcttttttttttacttttgttttaaacTGAGACCGGGAAACCATGTATGTAGTCTAATGGCCTCAGTGTTTGTCATTCTGTCGCAAAGATGGTACACCTGATTTTCAGGTTAATGTATGAGGCTGTTGGTTTCGCCTCACTTCATTTGTAAGTATGATTTTTCTTTACCTGTGTAAAATCTCTTTCTATTCAAACATATAGGTTAGATATTTTGGGGAGGGGTGAAGAAAAAGTAGCCCTATTTTGCTGGAGAAAGCTTTAAAAGACAACCAGGAAAATGAGATTAAGAACAGTGCAGCACAGCGTCCTTGGACTTTCGGCACCTGTGAACAAGGGCACCTGAGAGTAAGATCAAGTTTTCTCGGGAGTGCAGAGGATGGGCATGTGCTCTGACTCTTGCCTTTGAGCCATCCTTTTGGCACAGTTACAGAAAGCCTTAAATGTAGGTGTTCATTTGCAAGTTACCTtagttaattttaatattatttgattATCATGCAGGACACTACGTCCAAATACTTTGTTAACATCGCTTCGTTTGGGTCCAGCCCTTTGTTTCTTTGCCTTGCTAGCCAGTACCGCCTCCTTTATATTGAACCAGATTGAAATATTCTGGCTTACTAAACACGTGATAAAACTAGGAGTCTGGTTCTTTCCAGGTGGTTTAGCCTTACCAGCTGAGAGGAAGGGACCCCTCTCTCTCCTGTCAGTGTCTCTTCTGCAGATCTTGTAGATTTCTCAGGTGTGTAGCCTTTTTGGTTTTATCATTCTTGAACAAAATTGCATTAAAGAACTTTCAGAtttgaagaaatgtttattttgtttattgtaaaAGTAATTCCCATGAAAGACCTAgaatttggaaaataagaaaaagcacAATGGGAAAAATAAGCTGATTGTGTGTATAGCCCTATAAAGTCCACTACCAAAATTTATTGGTAACATCTTTGTGTACCTGTGCTCACTGTtagatcttttctttctttttttttttttttactgtaagtTCTGAAAACACAAACTGAGGTCTCTACAGTGATTTGAGCCATAACCCAAAGGCTGTATTAACAACAAGGCTGGAAATGTTCACATGTGAGACCGCGGAGGGCCTCACATGCTGAACACAGTGTAGTTTATGACTTTGAATAGGAAGGAGAGTCACAGGGCAAATGCTACATTCAGGAAGAATAATCTCGTACTAACACATAAAATGAATTAAGAGGAGTGGAGATGAAGTTTGTGAAGTCTGGTCTTGTACTTGCAGATGGCAGTCACTCAGAAGCTCTTAGTCTGTGGACTTTCCCTATTGTTCCACTTGACCATCTCTAAAACATTACCTGTAGAGTATAACATTGATGAGCATTTTCAAGCTACAGCTTCCTGGCCAACCAAGATTATCTACCTGTACGTCTCTCTCTTAGCTGCCAGACCCAAATACTATTTTGCTTGGACATTAGGTAAGTAAAGTGTAAGTAGACATTTCCGTTAACGGGTTGAAGTGTATCTTACCCTGTAGCTAGCCACGAGAGTACCCTCCTGAGGCTATATAAAGGCCAGTTAGAAAAGTTGGAATCATCTGGATAGGAGAAACAAACCTTACAGCGCATCTCCTAAATTTCCAATGGCCACGAGGACATCCTACAAACTGTATTAAGGCCCATTTTATTATATCAGATAAAAATGAGACTAAATCTACTTTCACTGTTTAAAAGATCATTATATGATACATATCTGGGAGAACAAGGTAGGTTATTACATATGTTCTTAATACTCTTTATTTGCTTTGTTCACTGCAGCTGATGCTATTAATAATGCTGCAGGCTTTGGCTTCAGAGGATATGACAAAAATGGAGCAGCTCGTTGGGACCTGATCTCCAATTTGAGAATTCAGCAAATAGAGGTTAGTAAATCATTAAGGAGTTAGCTGCCATGTGATACTTTAAGTACCATAATTTGCTTTCATAGGCTTTGATGTGATGACCCAAGAGTAGTATTGAAGGATTTCTAGTAATAATACTCACCTTTCCattcaatcaatatttattgGTCATCAACCATGTACCCCAGATACTACGGATCCAATTAATGAGATGGGTACAATCTGGGCCCTGATGGAGCTTTAATCAGTGGGGGTTACAGGGGTACAGAAAGATAGGTTATGATCAAAGAGGTGCAGGGTATGTGCATACTTGTAAGATAGGGATCCACTATAGATAAAGTGGCTCAGAAAAGGGGTCTTGAAGGAAGTAATGTCTTGAGTCCTAAACGGTAAGTAGGAGCTACCAGGCACCCCAAGGAGAAGGAGTGAGTCAGGGCATGCGGCTCATGTTGTGCACAGCATAGAGAGCGGTGACAGATGAGAAGTAGAGGCCAGGCCAAGGCAGTCTCAGAAGCCTTATTAAGAGTCTTGAACTCTTTTATACGAGCCGTGGAACACTTGATAAGCTGAAAGCCAGCAGGTGAAGTGTTGAGAAGGATCCTGCTGCATCAGGTAGAATGTGTTGCCCTCGTGAGACAGTGACTTGTTAGGAGGGCGTTGTGTTAAGTGATGGTGACCTAAACCAGGGTCATGACATGGGGCTGGACAGACATGAACATGTTAGAGGTCTGTTTAGGAGACTCAGCAGAACCTGGTGACAGTTGGAATCAGCAGAAGAGAATGAGTTATGAATCCTGTGCAGATGTCTGGTTTAAACAGCTAGGTTTGTGTTGATGTCTGTCACTGACGTAAGGACAAAGGTTTGAAGGGAAAGATAATGTGTTCAAATTTCTGACCTAACCAGGTTGTCCAGTAGGCAAATAAATGACCTGATACCAGGTGAAGCATCTGAGCTCAAGATGGTAATTTGAGAACTGTCAGCATGTAGCATTTCAAGTTTTGGAAGAAACCCCAAGAGTAGCCCTGAGAGAGCACTGAGGGAATGAGAAGCGAAGCAGAGGAGCCCCCGTACTGGCAGGATGGGCAGAGGGTGCCACTCAGGAGGGAAGAAGGAGACTAAGAGTGGCCTTGCTTTGCAAGCCCGTGAAAAGGGTTATGTCAGTGGTAGAAATCACCAACAGTTTAGGTGAGAGGTTGGCAGAGAGCTTTACGGTGAGTGGATCAGGCTGGACCCACCGATGAACTTCAGCATCGCTCAGAGGGGCACAGTCATTAAGTGCCCACAGATACGATGCCATCTCTCAAGTGCCTTGAGCCAAGACAGAGCCTGATCAGGTGTCTAGGTCTTTCTAAATTTAGAGGGAATGTGGAGTCTAGAAATGTAAGTTAAACACCAGATCCAGAAGTGGAAAATTTTACCAGACAGACGACCCAGGTGTTTTCAGTAAATAAGTGGCATGGGAAAGTGAGGCCAATTGAGTACGAAAATGGTATCAGCTTATGTTGAGGagtaataataaattttattagGTGCAATCatggttttttaaaattccttatttATTGCTTAAATTGTGAGCTATTTACAGGTGAAATAAAATATCTGGTATTTGCTTTGAAATACTCTTAGCCATGTCCGTAATGAAAATGGGAAAGGGGAGGACAAAACTGATAATTGTGGAAATTGAGTAATGAATATGTGATAGTGTTTTCTAACCATTTGCTCATTATTGCCACCCTAAAGGAGGCTTTTgagacactttttttttctgtggtccaTTATTTACTACTGTCGTCAAAGTGtcaaagtccttttccttttaatttgccTACCTGTCAAAATTCTAGCCCTGAGTCAACCGTACTGCCCATCTTCCCTGTGGCTTCTGCAGAGTATCACACAGCATGAGACCTTTGCCATAAACCCATGGTTAACACAGATGATGTCCTGCCATGAAATTTAGTCCCAAGATGTTCAGTGTATCTGCTCATGTGCCATTTGTATACATATGTTTTATGCATAAAAAGAGTAACATGTTTTTGCCCCCTAAGAGCCAGTTTTCATCTTCTTGGGGGCAACATTGCCCCTGTTGGGAACACATGGTATgaggaaaagtaaagaaaaaagaagggagtTCATTTTTCTGCAGGAAGGAATGGTCAGCAGTGTTAACCGTGGACGCATGGCAGAGGTCTCGTGTGTTTGTGTAACAACGCCAGATGTTCCGAGTAAGAAAGATGGACAGGACAGTTGACCTGGGGCTAGGATTTTAATAGGCAGGCCAGTTCACAGGAACAGGATTTTGACGACAGTAATAAGTAATGGACCACAGAATCCGAGGGGTGAGAAGAAAGTGAAGACCAGGGAGGAGATAGTGATTTAGGGAGGAATCGAGGCCAGGAGACCAGAGGCTCGTGGAGGTGGCTTCACGGGAGAAGCTTGAGTGGAAAGGTAGGAAGGGGGCCCGGATTCTAAGTAGCAGGCTGACAGGGATGGAGGGGAGGGAACGAAGAGACTGCAGCTTATGGGGGTGCCTAGTCCCCAGTGAACGTGTCACTGCAAGGTCACTGCAAGGTCATTTATGTAACTGTCCAGAATTTCTGTGGGACAATTCCATAACAACCCCTGTATTATTAACATCTATAGGACAAAATGGTGACTGATAATCCCTTTATTTTGTAGATGTTCCTACAATAAATTAACTCCTTTTCTAGAATGATGTTACTGTATTGGAAAAGTAATATTAAGGAGAAAAATCAGTACACTGCCATCATTGGCTTGTAGTTTCTTTTTAGCACAATAAAACATTATTACTTCTATTTAAGCTTCATTATTTGGTTGGCCAAAGAAAAAAGTTCCTTTGTTTTTTAGATGTCAACAAGTTTCAAGATGTTTCTTGATAATTGGAATATTCAGACAGCTCTTTGGCTCAAAAGGTATGTTTCTTCAAGAACAATCTCTGGCTGTGCTCTGGCATCTGATACTGGAGGTTGTGCTCACCAAGCTCAGATTCTTGATTAAATTAAGTGTGTTGAGTGACATTGTGATCTTGGTGGTAACCAGGAAATACTGTTAACATCTTCCAGAGCAAAGGTACTGTCAAATCTGAGACCTGCCTTGGCTTGAGTCATGAATGTGGCTATCATTGTCCTCCCAGCCCCCCTTAAAGGCATCTACCAAGGTCTGACATCACCAGTGTCTTCTGCTGCTCTTATTCATTGGAGGTTTGGTTGAACAAAAAAAGTGACTACACAACCACTATGCATATGTCCTAGGTTTTCCAGAACAGttccagttgtaaaatatttcaattcAAGAGTTTTTTCTGTGTTAGGCACAGAATATATAGATGAGTCAAACAGAAAACCCAGCCCCCTGCAAAGAGTTTATAGTCTTGTTGAAGACCCAGGAGTGTGACTTCCACATGCTGTGCCCTGTAGTGAGGGTGCTGACAGTGAACAGGAAGTGTGGGCACAAGGGGAAAAGAGGGGCTTGTGCTTGTTAGACCGGAGTTTTGTCACATGGACAGGGGAAGGTAAAGGCAGCCCAGGCAGAGCAATATTCATGAAAGATGGAGTTAGACATGGACAGAAACTCCGGCGATTCTGTCTCATTGCCCCCAGTGGGACACATTGCCCTGTGGTgggtttatttcattaaaaataattgccCCTCTAACAATAGGGCTCTAAGCACCATTCTGTGTAAAGCAGATGTCCCTAACATCCCTCATTTATAAGAAGTTGAATATCTTCATCCCTTgagttatccaaaatatattatcaTCACTTCATGGTGCCTTGCAGCCTCCCCAGGGGCTGCAGATTTTCTGAGCTAATCTgttgtattatttttgttgttatattttaaatttgatacCTTAGGAAACTCTTACTTTCATCTGAGTTCTCTACTCTGTTACAGGAAACTTTAGACCAAGCACAGCACACTTGCCAGAAAGAGTAGTCTTATTAGATCAGTTGAAAGGTCTTAATGttattaaagaatataaaataatgtgaaataaaaattgtTCGAATAGGCAGTTATCCCAGAGccagaggggagaaaggagggtggCAGACCACCCAGTCTCCCCCCAGTCCCACCCAGAGGCTTCCCTGTCTCCCTTAGAACAGCCCCTTTCATGGTTCAGTGCAGACTAATAAGAAAAAGATAGGGGTCACTGGGACCTTCCTGACTTTAGAACATACGCACTTGAGGAGGACCTTGTTGCTAAGACCCTGAGGCCATCATAATATTATGACATAACTTACATTGCAGCTTTGACCCCTCTATGAGTAGTTTCTCTTCGACGCTCATGGAAACAATAATGAACACATACTTGTGAAGGGAGGCTGAAGGGGAGGGAGCAGGAGCGATCCCAAAGATCACGTGGGAATGACAGAACAGGAGGGCAGGAACCACGGAAAACCTCTTAAAGACACAGTGTAAAACCCTGCAGGTGGCGACCCACCCTGGGAGTCAGCCAGCTCCCCTGTCTCTGGAGCCAAGTTCCTTTCACTTTGCTAAATAAAAACCTCCTGTGGCTTTAACTCTCTGTCGGGTCTCTCCACTGAattgtgtccttataaaagacaaGGACCACTGCCCAGTAACAACAATGGCTTTATGGTAAAGGAGTTTTTGTATATAGTACAGAGTCCCAAACTCTAGAAACAGCCATTTAACCTATTATATATACCAGGAAAAAGATGGAAATTAAGTTTATTTCCATAAATGTGACACAATAGCTTTCACCTCCCTAAAGTCACAGATCAAGTTACTGCCTACGACAAGTTGTAGGTTTCCTGGTTACCCTAAATCCTGTGAGGTAGTGAAAGAATGACCATTGTGGGCTTAATAGGCTTTGATTCCTCACTCCTCTTGACACTCATGTTTTCTGTGGTCTCCAGGGTGTGTTACGAGCGAGCCTCCTTGAGCCCAACCATCCAGACGTTCATTCTGTCTGCCATATGGCATGGGGTGTACCCAGGGTACTACCTGACATTTCTGACCGGAGTGGTGATGACATTAGCGGCGCGAGCCGTGAGTATCCAGAAAGTCGTTTTATGCCCTAGTGGCGGTCCACTGACCTGGTGTGAAAGGCCGACTGAACAACCCCTGTACAAGGCAGGCCTGCCTTCTTTGGCCCTGGTCATGGCCACTCTGGCTGGAGTGAGCTGTGTGGCTGGCATCACTGTTTGGTGCTCCCGTGGGCCCCATGGGGCTCCTTTGAGGAGGCCACCCGGCACACAGGAGCAACACCAAGTGTTCACTCTCTCCACAGAATTTTCTGAAGGAGAGCAAAAAACTGAGTTAAAAGATGATCAGACAGCTACATTCATTTCAGAAATGTTTGTGGAAAGCTGTATCCTTTGAGTCCTCATTTGGATGCGGAGTGGAGTATGGATGGGCCTGGATCCCGTGGGTGGGCTGCTCCTGGTGGCAGGCACCACAGTAGAAGCAGGGCACAGTTCTTCACAGTATTTGCTAGGTTGGGACCTGGAGTAATGTTTTGGAAAACAATGGAGAAATTAGGTTGGTGACATGAGTGGGCAAAGAATGACAATTTAGTGTTAGGTCCTTGAAAGTCAGTCAGAGGAAAGTGACATGAATAAGTTTGAACAAGCTTGTTAAGGCACCAACAGGTGAGAAGGCTTCATTTAGCAAACTAGCAGGTATTTACTCAATTCTAAGGTATCTTGGGGGTGTTTGAAGGAAATACCAGGAAGTATTAACTAGTGGCTCTACCTTCTGATGTTTTGTGGTCTAGGGGcatacaagtgtgtgtgtgtgtgtgtgtacaccacaaGGCATATATGATGGATTCCATGGGTTTTATAGATAGTACCTGAGGTGTTCAGAGGTGAAAGAAATCCCTTTCGATTGGGTTGACTAGAGGTGGCCTCATTAAGAAGTCAGGTTGGATTTAGGCTTTGAAAGATGAAAGTTATTTTCAATAGTGAGTGAAGTGTAATAGAGAAAATGGCATCCTGGGTATGGAAATGACATTAGCAAAGCCAAGTTTGAAAGTGCATGGTGTATTTGGGAATGACAAGTAAATCTGGTTGAAGCAGAGACTTCCTGTATGCATAAATAGTGAATAATTCCAGAAAGACTAAGCAGGGCGGAGACTGGCGGAAGCAGGGCAGTAATAGGAGCACTTGCAGGACACACTAGGAAAGAGCCTGATGCTGATTCTGTCCTCATGTCAGGGAGTCAGGTGAGGTTTCCCAGAATGGGAGTATCATGCTCAAAGCCAGGCGACAGGAAAACAATTTGCCATGGTGAACAGAAGGGGGGAAGGAGAGCAGGTCGCTGCTGCGCAGTGGGAGGAGCTGGGTTTCGGCTCTGGCATGAAGAACAATGGTCTGTCGGGAAGAGCCATAACCATGCCCCGGGTCACCTCAGGAAAACTGTGGTGTCTCATGGCAGAGCTGCATTTCCCTTATAAACATGTTAGACCAGAAAAGCAAGGAacacaatagaaaaaagaaaatagtgctGGGTTAAGTTTGCATGTTTCAAAACTgaaatgttttcactttttggaaGCTAAGAAAATATCAGTTGTTATTAGAAAACCCCTTTCTTGAGAAGCTCTTCCTAGCTTCCATTAACAAATGGATAATGTACACAACTGCCGCTCCTTTTATTAAGTGCTGCCTGGCCTAAGCTCAGCATGTAATACCCACCCGTCATTCACAAACGCAGAGGTTCAGGAAGGGGAAGCATGTCTCATTTCACAGTGGCAGAAAAAACCCTGAAAATAGGTTAAACTATGCTAAAGCTTACCACATATGATTTAAGGTACTCGCAGttacttttaactttttgtttttaatcttaaattttaaTACAACTTCACatctacagaaaagttgcaatgGAGTTCTGCCCTTTGCACAGAGTCACACATTTTGCCTGGGTGCTTTATCATGCTTTCTTGGTATTTTTTATACAGTcatgtgttgttgtttttctgaACCATCTTTTCCGTAGTCGTAGAATCATCTTAGACtgccaccagcaatgaatgagagtttcaTGTACTCTGTAGCCTTGAGACAGTTGATAAAGTCAGGGTAATTTTATAAGcaatgttaaaaataaagcaaatatttttatttctttatttcagatGAGAAATAACTTTAGACATTATTTCATCGAACCTCCCCACCTTAAGTTATTGTATGATGTTATAACATGGATAGCAACTCAAATAGCAATAAGTTACACAGTTGTGCCATTTGTACTTCTTTCTATAAAACCATCATTCATGTTCTACAGGTAAGTGTTACTCTTAAAAATATTCTAGtgggaataattttatttttaaaagaaagttgcTTGCTGTTGGGTAGAATAGGAAAATGGTACCATAGCCTTTTTTCCTGCAGTTAAGTGCATTATCCATTACTTTTTAATCTTAAGCCAAGCAGCCTCAAGTTCTTTATGGAGTGACTCACACCGCCCAGCCCTCAGATGAGACTGTGGTTTAGGCAGAGAACTTTCAGCTGGGTAACCACTGCCTCAGATCTTCCAGAGGTTTAACTAGAAGGTGTAGTTGTTCCTTCTACATTTGGGTGTTAAccagatttattgtggtgatcatctCACAGACATACATATATTGAATCATAATGTACACCTGACACTAATATGATGTTACATGACAGttatacttcagtttaaaaagaGACATCAGGCTAGTCTTGCCCATGGCCATAGTTTGCCCACTTCTGTTTAGTGTCAAGGTGTAGGAGTTCACGTGTTAAAGCAGAAGCTTAGGAGTCACTGGGGATATTTTGGGGAGTGGAAGTAAAATATGCCTTCTGACAGTCATGAGTAACTAACTGTTGGTAAAGTCCATGTGCCAAGAGTTTAGACTGCCAACtccaaaaaggaaaggaaaatcttAAACAGGATGAACAGTAAAGAATATGATGaagcagttttaaaaaaaaaggtatagCTTGTTCTTTACAAGGAATTATTAATGttcttaatttaatttctttaatcaaaagaaagttttgttttcttcagttttcatGTTCTCTGCGTTTGTTTCCACTTCATTGGTTCTTTGTCATCTCTGTATGATAGAAATTATCCTGAATTCCATATTTTATGTTtacctcttctccctcctccaccaAATGCCACTGCCCCATATTAGTGATATCCTTGAGATCAAAACTTTATTCCTAAGTAAACTCTTCATTTTCCTAGCATTTAGAATGACAGCACAGAGCATGTGGTCAAAAATTGTTGAAGTGAATATGACAGTAATACAAGAAGACATTAAATAACTCCtggtaaaattaaaattttaacaaaattatt from the Manis pentadactyla isolate mManPen7 chromosome 2, mManPen7.hap1, whole genome shotgun sequence genome contains:
- the MBOAT2 gene encoding lysophospholipid acyltransferase 2 isoform X5, translated to MIIIGVESMHRYCFVFALGYLTVCQITRVYIFDYGQYSADFSGPMMIITQKITSLAYEIHDGMFRKDEELTPSQRGLAVRRMPSLLEYLSYNCNFMGILAGPLCSYKDYITFIEGRSYHTTQSGENGKEEVLYERTEPSPNMAVTQKLLVCGLSLLFHLTISKTLPVEYNIDEHFQATASWPTKIIYLYVSLLAARPKYYFAWTLADAINNAAGFGFRGYDKNGAARWDLISNLRIQQIEMSTSFKMFLDNWNIQTALWLKRVCYERASLSPTIQTFILSAIWHGVYPGYYLTFLTGVVMTLAARAMRNNFRHYFIEPPHLKLLYDVITWIATQIAISYTVVPFVLLSIKPSFMFYSSWHYSLHIVGILLLLLLPVKKAQRGKNTHENIQLSRSKKLDERENSLGQNNFSTANSVCNQNQEIASRHSSLKQ
- the MBOAT2 gene encoding lysophospholipid acyltransferase 2 isoform X6, whose amino-acid sequence is MIIIGVESMHSPMMIITQKITSLAYEIHDGMFRKDEELTPSQRGLAVRRMPSLLEYLSYNCNFMGILAGPLCSYKDYITFIEGRSYHTTQSGENGKEEVLYERTEPSPNMAVTQKLLVCGLSLLFHLTISKTLPVEYNIDEHFQATASWPTKIIYLYVSLLAARPKYYFAWTLADAINNAAGFGFRGYDKNGAARWDLISNLRIQQIEMSTSFKMFLDNWNIQTALWLKRVCYERASLSPTIQTFILSAIWHGVYPGYYLTFLTGVVMTLAARAMRNNFRHYFIEPPHLKLLYDVITWIATQIAISYTVVPFVLLSIKPSFMFYSSWHYSLHIVGILLLLLLPVKKAQRGKNTHENIQLSRSKKLDERENSLGQNNFSTANSVCNQNQEIASRHSSLKQ
- the MBOAT2 gene encoding lysophospholipid acyltransferase 2 isoform X7, yielding MMIITQKITSLAYEIHDGMFRKDEELTPSQRGLAVRRMPSLLEYLSYNCNFMGILAGPLCSYKDYITFIEGRSYHTTQSGENGKEEVLYERTEPSPNMAVTQKLLVCGLSLLFHLTISKTLPVEYNIDEHFQATASWPTKIIYLYVSLLAARPKYYFAWTLADAINNAAGFGFRGYDKNGAARWDLISNLRIQQIEMSTSFKMFLDNWNIQTALWLKRVCYERASLSPTIQTFILSAIWHGVYPGYYLTFLTGVVMTLAARAMRNNFRHYFIEPPHLKLLYDVITWIATQIAISYTVVPFVLLSIKPSFMFYSSWHYSLHIVGILLLLLLPVKKAQRGKNTHENIQLSRSKKLDERENSLGQNNFSTANSVCNQNQEIASRHSSLKQ